A genomic region of Chelonia mydas isolate rCheMyd1 chromosome 9, rCheMyd1.pri.v2, whole genome shotgun sequence contains the following coding sequences:
- the SCG2 gene encoding secretogranin-2 codes for MADTKPCWLGAASSLTFFFVLICCVDAASIEPYQLLQKNPDYLGKNLQRLPSPDMIKALEYIENLRKQANKGENGQDYSFYQGAPFLLQQKESKDQSHLSDNRRDSLTEDESQWVRSMLEALRQTEKESKAGSKENKPYSMSSDNFPAGVSDDYEAYKWPERRHKHDKMPHVHDEESSRDSPFKRTNEIVEEQYTPQSLATLESVFQELGKMTGPSNHKKERLDEDQKLYTEDEDDVYKVNNIAYEDVVGGEDWNPIEEKVESQTQEEIKDHKEEIDKNEEEIDDEMKRSGKQAFLEDEMRRDSKDQMSDDITKLMNYYLKRLMSNIGNGRVRTGHEEKRAGIFLEKLDPQSISQLIEISRNLQIPPEDLLDMLKTGEKQQQSERVETEQEPELPEDLEDDISETNLDHTDIFKNKMNPKNGYMRQPINVMPDNLPEDLNIEDIVNLLGTDNLANQKTSYFVNQLNEENSFPRFSYIPRRPKGHQLPKAAWINDLERRQMEYEKLNEKDEELADYLAKMLAKYPEVIDTNQLKRVPVPVSSENDLQEDDQFEQAIKEHLNQLGPQESDKLASLSKRLSMARENDDTQNRQYLDEDMLVKVLEYLNQDQSDKGRNHINKRAMENM; via the coding sequence ATGGCAGATACTAAACCCTGCTGGCTTGGAGCAGCCTCCTCTCTCACCTTTTTCTTTGTCCTAATCTGTTGTGTTGATGCAGCATCAATCGAACCTTATCAGCTGCTTCAGAAAAACCCAGACTATTTAGGGAAAAATTTACAAAGGCTCCCAAGCCCAGATATGATCAAAGCCTTGGAATATATAGAAAATCTCCGCAAACAAGCTAACAAGGGAGAAAATGGCCAAGATTACAGTTTCTATCAAGGTGCCCCATTTCTTCTGCagcagaaagaaagcaaagatcAGAGTCATCTATCAGATAATAGAAGAGATTCTTTGACTGAAGATGAGTCACAATGGGTTAGGTCAATGTTGGAAGCCTTGAGGCAAACAGAAAAAGAGTCAAAGGCTGgatcaaaagaaaataaaccataTAGTATGAGTTCAGATAACTTCCCAGCTGGAGTGAGTGATGATTATGAGGCTTATAAGTGGCCTGAGAGACGACACAAACATGACAAAATGCCACATGTACATGATGAAGAAAGTTCAAGAGACAGTCCTTTCAAGCGCACCAATGAAATAGTAGAAGAACAATATACACCCCAAAGCCTTGCTACTTTGGAGTCTGTCTTTCAGGAGCTGGGGAAAATGACAGGACCAAGTAATCACAAAAAAGAGAGGCTGGATGAAGATCAGAAATTGTACacagaagatgaagatgatgTATATAAAGTTAATAATATTGCTTATGAAGATGTAGTGGGAGGAGAAGACTGGAATCCAATAGAGGAAAAAGTGGAAAGCCAAACACAAGAAGAGATAAAAGATCATAAAGAGGAAATTGATAAAAATGAAGAAGAAATTGATGATGAAATGAAGAGATCAGGGAAGCAAGCCTTCCTGGAAGATGAAATGAGGAGAGACAGTAAAGATCAAATGTCAGATGACATTACAAAGCTAATGAATTATTATCTGAAGAGGCTGATGAGCAATATTGGAAATGGCAGGGTAAGGACTGGACATGAAGAAAAAAGGGCAGGTATATTTTTGGAAAAACTTGATCCTCAGTCTATCTCTCAACTAATAGAAATCTCAAGGAATTTACAAATCCCTCCAGAGGATTTACTAGACATGttgaaaactggagaaaagcagcagcagagtgaaagGGTGGAGACGGAGCAAGAACCAGAGCTCCCAGAAGATCTTGAGGATGACATCTCTGAAACCAATCTAGACCAcacagatatatttaaaaataaaatgaaccctAAAAATGGTTACATGAGGCAGCCAATTAATGTTATGCCAGATAATCTACCTGAAGACCTCAATATTGAAGATATTGTCAATCTTTTAGGGACTGATAATTTAGCTAATCAGAAAACCTCCTACTTTGTAAATCAGCTTAATGAAGAGAACAGTTTTCCAAGATTTTCTTACATTCCCAGAAGACCTAAAGGACATCAACTTCCTAAAGCTGCTTGGATTAATGATTTGGAAAGACGACAAATGGAATatgaaaaactaaatgaaaaagaTGAAGAACTAGCAGATTACTTGGCAAAGATGTTGGCAAAATACCCTGAAGTTATCGATACAAACCAGCTGAAACGCGTTCCAGTCCCAGTTTCATCTGAAAATGATCTACAGGAAGATGACCAGTTTGAGCAAGCAATCAAAGAACATCTAAATCAGCTGGGACCACAAGAATCTGATAAACTAGCCTCACTCAGCAAAAGGCTGTCCATGGCCCGGGAGAATGACGACACACAAAACAGGCAGTATCTGGATGAAGATATGTTAGTGAAGGTGCTGGAGTACCTAAACCAGGATCAATCAGACAAAGGAAGAAATCACATTAATAAAAGGGCAATGGAAAATATGTAA